In Dysidea avara chromosome 3, odDysAvar1.4, whole genome shotgun sequence, a single window of DNA contains:
- the LOC136250323 gene encoding tubulin glycylase 3A-like, translating to MHTLRSPRGFLRVLLLCVCVVYLFVNRHWFMGENEQNNTSVLTSVDGWNLFTTMRFKPNANCLLKMPVQLLRVEPKENELPVGYVCVFKETVIEVVRLICVNKHWKWKQRENRTDVMRGILEDWSTNKTLFIVHESSTAFQHNFFRNITRSKRVLISTISRAHFVFGTRKSQLNYIRKQVKSYGLILHMLNIIPRFFLASERKDCIDFLKYASQNPDSKWIVHPYDEVVGDKVEACQNLSLLIEKCRARTILKENQFMIQEQLTNVLSLSGSKFDVRAYLLIARTDPYFVFYHPGYLKVAGTTDKEGLSISLDSFWSFEDFQDYISETSFDSDYFVERDLERFIKRTGLLLFKAGMNTFERLPGTYLLLELKFMVTHDLFIWFVEANDNPVWPKDISELYSMGSDMLDLVIEIHSSPDELGKLVPGERYGNWELVYNELINKCTGNHFIPFGDVPIQPI from the exons ATGCACACTTTGCGAAGTCCTAGAGGGTTTCTGCGCGTTTTGCtactgtgtgtttgtgttgtgtaccTATTCGTTAATCGTCACTGGTTTATGGGAGAAAATGAACAGAATAATACTTCAGTCCTTACTTCAGTTGATGGGTGGAACTTGTTTACTACTATGAGATTTAAACCAAACGCTAACTGCTTACTTAAAATGCCAGTGCAGCTGTTACGGGTAGAACCAAAAGAGAACGAACTACCAGTAGGTTATGTTTGTGTGTTCAAGGAGACTGTAATTGAAGTGGTTAGACTGATATGTGTGAACAAACACTGGAAGTGGAAACAGAGAGAGAACAGAACAGACGTTATGAGAGGAATTTTAGAAGATTGGAGCACTAACAAAACTCTTTTCATAGTGCACGAAAGTTCAACTGCTTTTCAGCACAACTTTTTCAGAAATATCACCCGATCAAAACGTGTATTGATATCAACAATTTCTAGAGCACACTTTGTGTTTGGTACCAGAAAGTCACAGCTGAATTACATTAGAAAACAAGTCAAGTCCTATGGACTTATTTTACACATGTTAAATATTATTCCTAGATTTTTTCTTGCTTCAGAAAGAAAAGACTGCATTGATTTTTTAAAGTATGCTTCACAAAATCCTGATTCTAAGTGGATCGTTCACCCTTATGATGAGGTAGTTGGAGATAAAGTTGAGGCGTGCCAAAATTTGTCATTATTAATTGAAAAATGTAGAGCTAGAACTATACTAAAAGAGAATCAGTTTATGATTCAAGAGCAGCTCACAAACGTACTGTCATTGAGTGGCAGTAAATTTGATGTTCGGGCGTACTTATTAATTGCTAGAACTGATCCatattttgtattttatcaTCCCGGTTATCTAAAGGTAGCTGGTACCACAGATAAAGAAGGATTATCCATATCCCTGGATTCCTTCTGGTCTTTTGAAGACTTTCAAGATTATATCAGCGAAACATCGTTTGACAGTGACTATTTTGTTGAGAGGGATCTCGAGCGGTTTATTAAGCGGACAGGATTACTCTTATTTAAAGCAG GAATGAATACGTTTGAAAGACTACCAGGCACTTATTTATTGTTGGAGTTAAAGTTTATGGTGACACATGATCTATTTATTTGGTTTGTTGAGGCAAATGATAATCCAGTATGGCCCAAAGACATATCAGAACTATATTCTATGGGA AGTGACATGTTGGATTTGGTAATTGAAATACACTCTTCTCCAGATGAGCTTGGTAAATTGGTACCTGGTGAGAGGTATGGCAACTGGGAACTAGTCTACAATGAACTGATTAACAAATGTACTGGCAATCATTTTATTCCTTTTGGGGATGTACCCATTCAACCTATATAA
- the LOC136250324 gene encoding protein polyglycylase TTLL10-like — protein MQVFKEVCEERRWQWKMLLDGSTTARLERLMHADALTIIYGTSHALEHGFIRNLTTSRHMLVASVGKAFMATGPKNRQLKGFRSFVESYGCKLNDLKLMPKTFLFSERKECLDFFIHISKNTQSTWIVKPYGGYGGENIEMYYQLSPLIDKFGKCDNQRAQYLAQEYLSNPLLLNGRKFDVRAYILIARTNPYFVFYHAGYLRVAINKFSSDAGLNAHLTNTHIQSHVSGYVSGNHFWTYSELQQYIHNVSTNQDDKFVQEKLEPMVKQVGLFLLHSSMRTYERLPGTYLLLGLDFMITSDYHIWFIEANNYPLWPSNAPKLDKQTYAMANELLDLEMEIHSSPSMFVNLQPGAKYGSWELVYNELSAHCSGQQYNPCKDFPVQ, from the exons ATGCAAGTGTTTAAAGAAGTTTGTGAAGAAAGACGTTGGCAATGGAAGATGCTACTGGATGGGTCGACTACAGCGAGGCTGGAGAGACTAATGCATGCAGACGCCTTAACTATAATATATGGGACATCACATGCACTTGAACATGGCTTTATCAGGAACTTAACCACTTCTAGGCACATGCTGGTGGCTTCTGTTGGAAAAGCTTTCATGGCGACTGGACCAAAAAACAGACAACTAAAAGGCTTCAGAAGCTTTGTCGAATCTTATGGATGTAAGCTGAACGACCTCAAGCTAATGCCAAAGACATTTCTTTTCAGTGAAAGAAAAGAATGTTTAGACTTTTTCATTCACATCTCCAAGAATACACAATCCACGTGGATAGTCAAGCCCTATGGTGGCTATGGAGGGGAAAACATAGAGATGTATTATCAGCTATCACCTCTTATTGATAAATTTGGAAAATGTGACAATCAGCGAGCTCAATATTTGGCCCAAGAGTATCTATCCAATCCATTGTTATTGAATGGCAGAAAATTTGATGTGAGAGCATATATCTTGATCGCCCGGACAAACCCATATTTTGTTTTTTACCATGCTGGCTATTTGAGGGTGGCAATAAACAAATTCTCATCTGATGCTGGATTAAATGCACACCTCACAAACACGCATATTCAGTCACATGTAAGTGGATATGTTTCAGGCAACCATTTCTGGACTTATTCAGAACTCCAGCAGTACATTCATAATGTGAGCACAAATCAAGATGATAAATTTGTACAGGAAAAGTTGGAACCAATGGTCAAGCAGGTTGGATTGTTCCTACTACATTCAA GTATGAGGACTTATGAAAGACTGCCAGGTACCTACTTGTTGTTGGGCTTAGACTTCATGATCACATCAGACTACCATATATGGTTCATTGAGGCCAACAACTACCCACTGTGGCCTAGTAATGCTCCCAAACTAGACAAGCAAACATATGCAATGGCG AATGAGCTATTGGATCTTGAAATGGAGATACACTCTTCGCCAAGTATGTTTGTTAACTTACAACCTGGTGCAAAATATGGCAGCTGGGAACTAGTCTACAATGAACTGTCAGCTCACTGCTCAGGGCAGCAGTATAATCCTTGTAAAGATTTTCCAGTGCAGTAA
- the LOC136250328 gene encoding 28 kDa heat- and acid-stable phosphoprotein-like: MPKGRHKGKARHYLTEEEVRQKEEQDKREAEWRRKKNLVDDDDDDDQDDDQDGKGVDQGGKGVDQDGKGVDQDDDDDQYTDSDDDDDIDEMFRKEKKKGVEALIEIENPNRVVKKNIKAKDADVNAKVELTRREREEVERQQKEAHYRKMHEKGLTDEAQRDLARLAIIRKQREETAQKRMLEQKAQEAAAAAASKKK; this comes from the exons ATGCCGAAAG GGAGACATAAGGGAAAGGCTAGACACTACCTCACTGAGGAAGAAGTGAGACAGAAAGAAGAACAAGACAAAAGAGAAGCGGAATGGCGG AGGAAAAAGAATTTGGTGgatgatgatgacgacgacGATCAAGATGATGATCAAGATGGCAAGGGTGTTGATCAAGGTGGCAAGGGTGTTGATCAAGATGGCAAGGGTGTTgatcaagatgatgatgatgatcaatATACAGACTctgatgacgatgatgataTTGATGAG ATGTTTCGTAAGGAGAAGAAAAAAGGTGTTGAAGCTCTCATTGAGATTGAGAACCCAAATCGTGTTGTTAAAAAGAACATCAAGGCTAAAGATGCTGATGTAAATGCCAAAGTAGAACTAACTCGCAGAGAACG GGAAGAGGTTGAACGTCAGCAGAAGGAAGCACACTATCGAAAGATGCACGAAAAAGGACTCACAGACGAGGCACAACGTGACCTTGCCAGACTAGCAATCATTAGGAAACAGCGAGAAGAAACAGCTCAAAAGCGCATGCTAGAACAGAAAG CACaagaagcagcagcagcagcagcatcaaAGAAGAAATGA
- the LOC136250325 gene encoding cleavage and polyadenylation specificity factor subunit 4-like gives MQERVAPIDDYEFDVEIAIAKQLGAKSLPFTGMDKSQSSLCEFYRRGSCVRAGNCPYRHSKPGASIVCKHWIRHLCKKGDDCEYLHEYDMSKMPECHFFTKFGECHNKDCPYQHVDPESKVKDCFWYDRGYCKHGPNCRHRHVRRVICVNYLTGFCPEGPRCKFRHPKFDIPMNAPFIDSARYQLIAAGAPGLSGAVSQAATTQEAPAPTPAFNVAIPAFNPNPMMQIVRPAGGVLKRPLEQVTCFKCGNKGHYANMCPNSYRSILLSQAQAAAAAQETTTINANQNQTIQTIGTVTSVTL, from the exons ATGCAAGAACGTGTGGCGCCGATAGATGACTACGAATTTGACGTAGAGATTGCAATAGCTAAACAGCTGGGAGCTAAGTCTTTACCATTCACAGGAATGGACA AATCTCAGTCAAGTTTGTGCGAGTTCTACCGGAGGGGCAGTTGTGTTCGAGCTGGTAACTGTCCCTACCGACACTCCAAGCCTGGAGCTAGTATAGTGTGCAAGCATTGGATAAGGCACTTGTGTAAGAAAGGTGATGACTGTGAGTATCTCCATGAATATGACATGTCCAAGATGCCTGAGTGTCACTTCTTCACTAAATTTG GGGAGTGCCACAATAAGGACTGTCCTTATCAACATGTCGATCCAGAAAGTAAAGTCAAAGATTGTTTCTGGTATGACCGAGGCTACTGTAAGCACG GGCCTAACTGCAGACACAGACATGTACGAAGGGTTATATGTGTTAACTACTTGACTGGCTTTTGCCCAGAAGGACCTCGATGTAAATTCAGGCA TCCCAAGTTTGATATTCCAATGAATGCACCCTTCATTGATAGCGCACGATATCAGTTGATTGCAGCAGGG GCTCCAGGTCTATCAGGAGCAGTTTCTCAGGCTGCTACAACACAAGAGGCACCAGCTCCCACACCTGCTTTTAACGTAGCCATACCAGCATTCAACCCTAATCCAATGATGCAGATTGTCCGGCCTGCAGGAGGGGTGCTCAAGCGTCCCTTAGAACAAGTAACCTGTTTTAAA TGTGGAAACAAGGGTCATTATGCCAACATG TGCCCAAATTCTTATAGGAGTATTTTGTTATCACAAGCACAGGCAGCAGCTGCAGCACAAGAAACCACAACAATAAATGCCAATCAGAACCAGACCATACAAACTATTGGTACTGTAACGTCAGTCACACTTTAG
- the LOC136250329 gene encoding small ribosomal subunit protein uS4 produces the protein MPKTVCSKTYTTPRRPFEKARLDQELKLIGQYGLRNKREVWRVRYTLAKIRKAARDLLTLDEKNTKRLFEGNALLRRLVRIGVLDESKMKLDYVLGLRQEDFLERRLQTQVFKLGLAKSIHHARVLIRQRHIRVRKQVVNVPSFIVRLDSQKHIDFSIKSPFGGGRPGRVKRKNAKKGQAGSGGEEEDED, from the exons ATGCCCAAGACGGTGTGCTCCAAAACATACACGACCCCGCGTCGTCCGTTTGAGAAGGCACGTCTAGATCAAGAGTTGAAGCTAATCGGCCAGTATGGGCTGAGAAACAAGCGTGAAGTTTGGCGTGTGAGGTACACGCTAGCCAAAATCAGGAAGGCCGCTCGAGATCTGTTAACATTAGACGAGAAGAACACCAAACGATTATTCGAGGGAAACGCCTTGTTGAGGAGGCTGGTTAGGATTGGAGTACTGGACGAGAGCAAGATGAAACTCGATTACGTGTTGGGTCTACGACAGGAGGATTTCTTAGAAAGAAGACTACAGACACAAGTTTTTAAACTAGGCCTAGCAAAATCCATACACCACGCCAGAGTACTCATCAGACAAAGGCACATAAG AGTTAGGAAGCAGGTTGTAAATGTGCCATCATTCATTGTACGACTGGACTCCCAGAAACACATAGATTTCTCCATCAAGAGTCCATTTGGAGGTGGCAGGCCTGGTCGTGTGAAGAGAAAGAATGCCAAGAAAGGACAAGCTGGGTCGGGAGGTGAAGAAGAAGACGAGGATTAA
- the LOC136250330 gene encoding protein BUD31 homolog — protein MPKVRRSKKKPPEGWELIEPTLEELNQKMREAETESHEGKRKVESLWPIFKIHHQKSRYVYDLFYRRKAISRELLEFCLNEGFADRNLIAKWKKQGYENLCCLRCIQPRDTNFGTSCVCRVPKSKLEEGKIVECVHCGCRGCSG, from the exons ATGCCAAAAGTACGGCGTAGCAAGAAGAAACCGCCCGAAGGATGGGAGCTAATAGAACCTACTCTTGAAGAATTGAATCAGAAGATGAGAGAAG CCGAGACAGAGTCACATGAAGGTAAACGAAAAGTAGAAAGTCTCTGGCCGATATTTAA AATACATCACCAAAAGTCACGATATGTTTATGATTTATTCTACAGAAGAAAGGCAATCAGCCGAG AACTATTAGAATTTTGTCTCAATGAAGGATTTGCAGACAGAAACCTTATTGCCAAGTGGAAAAAG CAAGGATATGAGAACCTGTGCTGTCTACGCTGTATCCAACCTAGGGACACCAACTTTGGCACATCATGTGTGTGTAGAGTGCCTAAGAGTAAACTAGAAGAAGGAAAGATCGTAGAGTGTGTACACTGTGGATGTAGAGGCTGTTCAGGATAG
- the LOC136250322 gene encoding uncharacterized protein has protein sequence MSATLDEIIAKKKRKELEAAKIAEKLAKAKKYKELKRQQQSSVSSSNSSLKPLSTSPAIAATASPANQVLADGKENQQVCQAEVSGTAVDIEESPSVSKRLRKSRIKPDSLSQAGNLVRDSCDPHTPIWVPGLSYPAQYCIRQTRSLSQKLQMDDVDCIDLDDCMFGSQRVTTPKVKREDSGSENGVTSTEVSSKPLRRKSGRRGKRRKQRPKQTSQIMSNSTGLTDSNNSDEILSGDCTEQPVVPLEDVSLCMVQSPTDDKLVFMSQQSLGGNNDLVLSQQKNIDNVFVPSTQQLPGGNNDMTSPLTQDPTEDNKATPFVQQPLVGNNDRTRHGDDMTLPVAQPLEDDNSMSVDNLIQELTGQPSTDYEKDLTLYGITESMLMSPDMQDDRNIAVGVAEPQEATGGVDGYCRFWCEQTDNLNNTVVVSRKDTSSSIQCCSVLKHSVDGRMVQLERLSNITSSTTGSVYLTVLLRGHVVVWLYQSEWFPLCHWAVEELDVTFFSVLPLAGGVAVCTIAASGAWRISFIQEDSTTNTEAVITHCICSSSCAASGVVCSWTNPYSVWIAASCKSEIVLWMVENFSDKFHEHGTLPLNGEEVCSLCGMENCCTTTQQGAWLATATPTTILIYDVNSRHLLQQVSLVCSNSKDPLFPKCLRAIREDQYTFIVLGYKRQKANTTSYSEVGWLVAVDNSNDTRRSHGITDPTQSPQYSKLLREYKLPPEFNSSDDFHYLSSSCDQLVVATATPPSVCSWDQLTGTINTTWNLTDFNTKDTSNLLIQSNSTTLVVGDCEAVGQLYIYRIDDQ, from the exons ATGAGCGCGACATTAGATGAA ATCATCGCAAAGAAgaagcgaaaagaactggaagcTGCCAAAATTGCAGAAAAGCTTGCCAAG GCCAAGAAATACAAAGAGTTAAAAAGACAACAGCAAAGTTCTGTGTCATCTTCAAACAGTTCTCTCAAACCTTTGTCCACCTCTCCAGCAATAGCTGCTACTGCATCACCTGCTAACCAGGTCCTAGCTGATGGTAAAGAGAATCAACAGGTATGTCAAGCTGAAGTGTCAGGTACAGCAGTGGATATCGAAGAGTCACCTTCAGTGTCAAAGCGATTAAGGAAGTCACGCATCAAGCCAGACTCCCTTAGCCAGGCTGGTAATCTTGTTAGAGACAGTTGTGATCCACACACTCCAATATGGGTGCCAGGATTGTCATATCCTGCTCAATACTGCATCAGACAGACCCGCAGCTTGAGTCAAAAGCTGCAGATGGACGATGTTGACTGTATTGATCTAGATGACTGCATGTTTGGCAGTCAAAGAGTAACTACACCTAAAGTGAAACGAGAGGATAGTGGATCAGAAAATGGCGTCACATCAACTGAAGTTAGTTCTAAGCCACTAAGGAGGAAGTCTGGTAGGAGAGGCAAGAGAAGGAAACAACGACCAAAACAAACAAGCCAGATCATGTCCAACAGTACAGGACTGACTGATAGTAATAATAGTGATGAGATATTATCAGGAGACTGTACAGAACAGCCTGTTGTTCCATTGGAGGATGTATCATTGTGTATGGTGCAGTCACCGACAGATGACAAACTAGTGTTCATGTCACAACAATCCTTAGGGGGTAACAATGACCTGGTTTTGTCACAACAAAAGAACATTGATAATGTGTTTGTACCCTCTACACAACAACTCCCTGGGGGTAACAATGACATGACATCACCATTGACACAGGACCCCACAGAGGACAACAAAGCAACACCCTTTGTACAGCAACCCCTTGTAGGTAATAATGACAGGACAAGACATGGTGATGACATGACATTACCAGTGGCACAACCCCTAGAGGATGACAATAGCATGTCAGTTGATAATTTAATACAAGAACTTACTGGACAACCGTCAACAGATTATGAAAAGGACCTGACCTTATATGGAATAACAGAGTCAATGTTGATGTCACCGGACATGCAGGATGATAGAAACATAgcagtgggtgtggctgagcCACAGGAAGCCACTGGGGGTGTGGATGGTTACTGCAGATTTTGGTGTGAACAAACTGACAACCTCAACAATACAGTAGTGGTTTCCAGGAAGGATACATCATCCAGTATTCAGTGTTGTTCTGTATTAAAG CACAGTGTTGATGGTAGAATGGTGCAATTAGAGAGGCTATCCAACATCACATCCAGTACTACTGGTAGTGTGTACCTTACTGTTCTGTTGAGAGGTCATGTTGTTGTGTGGCTGTATCAGTCTGAGTGGTTCCCTCTGTGTCATTGGGCAGTAGAAGAG TTGGATGTGACATTTTTCTCTGTTCTCCCATTGGCTGGAGGTGTGGCAGTTTGCACCATAGCAGCATCAGGAGCATGGAG AATATCATTCATTCAAGAAGACAGTACTACAAACACTGAAGCCGTTATTACTCACTG CATCTGCAGCAGCTCTTGTGCTGCTAGTGGTGTGGTGTGCTCCTGGACTAATCCTTATAGTGTGTGGATAGCTGCTTCATGTAAGAGTGAGATTGTGCTGTGGATGGTTGAAAATTTCTCTGACAA gTTTCATGAGCATGGCACCCTGCCACTTAATGGTGAGGAAGTGTGTTCCCTGTGTGGCATGGAGAACTGTTGCACAACTACCCAGCAGGGGGCGTGGTTAGCTACAGCTACGCCCACCACCATACTGATATA TGACGTAAACAGTAGACATTTGCTGCAGCAAGTATCACTAGTCtgctccaacagcaaggatccACTGTTCCCCAAGTGCTTACGTGCTATAAGAGAAGAT CAATACACCTTCATTGTGTTGGGGTACAAGCGTCAAAAG GCCAACACAACTAGTTACAGTGAGGTCGGCTGGTTGGTAGCTGTTGACAACAGTAATGACACAAGGAGATCACATGGGATAACTGACCCTACCCAGTCACCACAATATTCCAAACTGTTGAGAGAATACAAGTTACCTCCTGAGTTTAACAGTAG TGACGATTTTCACTACTTGAGCTCATCATGTGATCAGCTTGTGGTGGCCACAGCCACACCCCCGAGTGTCTGCAGCTGGGACCAGCTAACTGGTACAATCAATACTACTTGGAACCTTACTG ATTTCAACACTAAAGACACTAGTAACCTCCTTATACAGAGCAACTCCACCACACTGGTGGTGGGTGATTGTGAAGCTGTGGGCCAGTTGTACATTTATAGGATAGATGATCAATGA